The following coding sequences are from one Shewanella putrefaciens window:
- a CDS encoding transglycosylase domain-containing protein, with translation MPNSTQEMQFENYRPRPPQPEPKAKAQPKVRSKGRAWFLFFILILCLAILIGQEMKTSFYQAKFIHQYAKTLTYELKNEPTQSVIYPSYGPFDERHGYSKLPNYIDRLLQRNFQITRQVAFSPALQEYTQLGFFPPYHEKAQSGLTLLDCRNTDLYQFTYPKRVYQDDDKIPNEIVNTLLFIENRELWTTENKLNPVIDWPRFVVAGFSQIAEMLGFNVATAGGSTLATQIEKFRHSSQGLTLSIKDKLLQIGSASVRVYQQGENTEPARKRIVQDYLNTVPLSSAPNHGEVHGIGDGLWAWFGTDFDTANKLLSAPQIKANAVKRGQVFRQVVALMIAQRRPSYYLLQGHEDLENLVDSHIRLLGEYYLIDRNLRDAALAQRLEFKVAKPQRNVQSGADKGINTIRIRTAGMLNVGLYDLDRLDLTVNSSLHSDLQQQVSQYLRSLAQASTAEQVGLLGERLLEPNQLQNVLYSFTLYERTDTANRVRVQTDSTDQPFDINEGSKLELGSTAKLRVMATYLEIIAEIHDKYSKKHGIELESIIIEPRDHLTRWAIDYLIVNPDRRLDRMLDAALQREYSASPNEQFFTGGGLHVFNNFKKTEDLKIPTLYQALQDSINLPFVRLMRDIVNYSSSMQNEGNMAQLLRNDKDPRREEYLRVFADREGNTFVTKFYRKYKKVAANERLDMFFDGQSQSEQQLTAAYRYLLPDESMASFKAFLQQRLPQTTYSDKRIKDLYNKYGPDKYNLPDQGYIARVHPLELWVLKYLNHHPDANLNDVKEASQQQRQEVYRWLFRTRHKNARDVRVQVMLEVEAFLDIHQRWARLGYPFETMVPSLGSALGSSGDRPAALAELMGIIQNDGYRLPTVRINQLHFGVDTPYEVMLQNQSLQGERVMRHEVAQALKAALANVVQNGTGRRLKGLFVDEQGAMLAIGGKTGTGDNRIVTQMQQGKKVATTAMNRTATFVFYLGDKYFGTLTAFVPGSKSDDFSFTSALPLQVMKGMMPILSPYVTTPKGMCVVAE, from the coding sequence TTGCCTAATTCTACGCAAGAGATGCAGTTCGAAAATTATCGTCCTCGCCCACCGCAACCTGAGCCTAAAGCCAAGGCTCAGCCTAAGGTTAGATCTAAGGGGCGTGCTTGGTTTCTCTTTTTTATCCTTATTTTATGCTTGGCCATTTTAATTGGCCAAGAAATGAAGACTTCTTTCTACCAAGCAAAATTTATCCATCAATATGCTAAAACCCTCACCTATGAATTAAAAAATGAGCCAACGCAGTCAGTTATTTATCCAAGTTATGGTCCTTTTGATGAACGTCATGGCTATAGCAAGTTACCGAACTATATTGACAGATTGTTGCAGCGAAACTTTCAGATAACGCGGCAGGTGGCATTCTCGCCAGCGTTACAAGAGTATACCCAGTTGGGTTTTTTCCCTCCTTACCATGAGAAGGCGCAATCGGGATTAACACTGCTTGATTGCCGCAATACAGATCTTTATCAGTTTACCTATCCTAAGCGGGTTTATCAGGATGACGATAAGATCCCTAATGAGATTGTGAATACCCTCTTATTTATTGAAAACCGAGAGCTTTGGACCACCGAAAATAAGCTAAACCCAGTGATAGATTGGCCACGCTTTGTGGTCGCCGGATTTAGTCAAATCGCAGAAATGCTAGGTTTTAATGTTGCCACGGCGGGTGGTAGTACTCTCGCGACTCAAATTGAAAAGTTTCGCCATTCTTCACAGGGCTTAACCTTAAGTATTAAAGATAAATTATTGCAAATTGGCTCTGCCAGCGTGCGAGTTTACCAGCAAGGTGAAAATACTGAACCTGCTCGCAAGCGCATTGTGCAGGATTACTTGAACACAGTTCCGCTATCCTCAGCACCAAATCACGGTGAAGTACATGGTATTGGTGATGGTTTATGGGCGTGGTTTGGGACGGATTTTGATACGGCTAATAAGCTGTTGTCGGCTCCGCAAATCAAAGCCAATGCGGTAAAACGCGGCCAAGTATTCCGCCAAGTGGTTGCATTAATGATTGCCCAGCGTCGTCCGTCCTATTACCTATTACAGGGGCATGAAGATTTAGAGAATCTGGTTGATAGTCATATTCGCTTGCTCGGAGAATATTATTTAATCGACCGAAATCTACGTGATGCTGCGTTAGCACAACGCCTTGAATTTAAAGTGGCGAAACCGCAACGTAATGTGCAATCGGGTGCCGATAAAGGCATTAATACGATTCGTATACGTACTGCTGGGATGCTGAATGTAGGGCTTTACGATTTAGATAGACTCGACCTCACGGTAAATAGCAGCTTGCATAGTGATTTACAGCAGCAAGTGAGTCAATACTTACGCAGTCTTGCTCAAGCGTCTACGGCAGAGCAAGTTGGCTTATTGGGTGAGCGTTTGCTTGAGCCTAACCAACTGCAGAATGTGCTCTATAGTTTTACCTTATATGAGCGAACTGATACGGCTAACCGTGTAAGGGTTCAGACTGATAGTACCGATCAACCCTTCGATATTAACGAGGGGAGTAAGCTCGAACTCGGTTCTACGGCTAAATTGCGGGTTATGGCCACTTATTTGGAGATCATTGCCGAGATCCACGATAAATATTCCAAAAAACATGGCATAGAATTAGAGTCGATTATTATCGAGCCTCGGGATCATTTAACCCGCTGGGCAATTGATTACCTTATTGTTAATCCTGATAGGCGTCTTGATCGCATGTTAGATGCGGCACTGCAGCGTGAATATTCAGCCTCACCGAATGAGCAATTCTTTACGGGTGGTGGTTTGCATGTGTTTAATAACTTTAAAAAAACAGAAGATTTAAAAATACCCACACTCTACCAAGCTTTGCAGGATTCAATCAATTTACCCTTTGTGCGCCTTATGCGCGACATAGTCAATTACAGTAGCAGTATGCAAAATGAGGGCAATATGGCCCAGTTGCTACGTAATGACAAAGATCCTCGTCGCGAAGAATATTTACGGGTTTTTGCTGACAGGGAAGGTAATACCTTCGTCACTAAATTTTATCGTAAATATAAGAAAGTGGCGGCTAATGAGCGTTTAGACATGTTCTTCGATGGTCAATCCCAATCGGAACAACAACTGACGGCAGCATATCGTTATTTGCTCCCCGATGAGTCTATGGCGTCATTTAAGGCATTTTTACAGCAGCGTCTGCCACAAACCACCTACAGTGATAAGCGCATTAAAGATCTGTATAACAAATACGGGCCTGATAAATATAATTTGCCTGATCAAGGCTATATTGCACGCGTGCACCCGTTAGAGCTATGGGTGCTGAAATATCTTAATCATCATCCCGATGCCAATTTGAACGATGTTAAAGAGGCTAGCCAGCAGCAGCGCCAAGAAGTCTATCGTTGGTTATTTAGAACTCGGCATAAAAATGCCCGTGATGTTCGTGTGCAAGTGATGTTAGAAGTTGAGGCCTTCTTAGATATTCATCAGCGTTGGGCGCGTTTAGGTTATCCCTTTGAGACTATGGTGCCATCTTTAGGTTCGGCCCTTGGTAGCTCTGGGGATAGACCTGCAGCCCTTGCTGAATTGATGGGCATTATCCAAAACGATGGCTACAGGTTGCCTACCGTGCGGATTAATCAATTGCATTTTGGTGTTGATACTCCTTACGAGGTGATGTTACAAAATCAGAGCCTTCAAGGTGAACGTGTTATGCGCCATGAAGTTGCACAGGCTTTAAAAGCGGCGTTGGCGAATGTGGTTCAAAATGGTACAGGACGGCGTTTAAAGGGCCTTTTTGTTGATGAACAAGGCGCTATGTTGGCGATTGGAGGAAAAACTGGCACGGGAGATAACCGTATTGTGACCCAAATGCAGCAGGGCAAAAAGGTTGCTACGACAGCCATGAATCGAACCGCGACCTTTGTATTCTATTTAGGGGATAAATATTTTGGCACTTTAACCGCTTTTGTGCCTGGTAGTAAATCCGATGATTTTAGTTTTACGTCGGCACTGCCACTGCAAGTAATGAAAGGAATGATGCCTATTCTGTCACCTTATGTGACAACGCCAAAGGGCATGTGTGTTGTTGCTGAATAA
- a CDS encoding thymidine kinase, translated as MAQLYFYYSSMNAGKSTSLLQSSYNYRERGMHTLVMTASIDDRYGKGKVASRIGIETDAQVFSSQDNLTEMIQAVHQVTPLSCVLLDECQFLSKEQVKQLTYVVDKLDIPVLCYGLRTDFQGELFSGSHYLLAWADKLVELKTICHCGRKANMVVRLDDEGKVMREGEQVAIGGNERYESVCRKHFREFIWD; from the coding sequence TTGGCACAACTGTATTTTTACTATTCGTCAATGAATGCGGGCAAATCCACGTCATTATTGCAATCTTCTTATAATTATCGCGAACGTGGTATGCATACCTTAGTGATGACGGCCTCTATTGATGATAGATATGGCAAAGGTAAAGTGGCCTCCCGTATTGGTATTGAAACCGATGCACAGGTTTTTAGTAGCCAAGATAATCTGACTGAAATGATCCAAGCCGTGCATCAAGTTACGCCATTAAGTTGTGTTTTATTGGACGAATGCCAGTTCTTAAGTAAAGAACAAGTAAAACAGTTGACTTATGTTGTTGATAAGCTAGATATTCCAGTGTTGTGCTATGGGCTGCGAACAGACTTTCAAGGTGAACTTTTTAGTGGTAGTCATTATTTGTTGGCTTGGGCCGATAAGTTAGTCGAGTTAAAGACGATTTGTCATTGTGGACGTAAAGCAAATATGGTGGTTCGTCTTGATGATGAAGGTAAAGTGATGCGTGAAGGTGAGCAAGTGGCTATCGGTGGTAATGAGCGTTATGAATCAGTGTGTCGCAAGCATTTTCGTGAATTTATCTGGGATTAG
- a CDS encoding multiheme c-type cytochrome, whose product MRIFTSKKLAYVVALALTGALVGCGDDGKDGAPGTPGTPGVPGTPGTPGTPGEPGKPWTPAPVTKSTVTNVKVINYSFAEGSISYEFEITDENNSPINGLLNAQAKVAALTDKGFITNRTEADKNGIADNVHVGGDATQATASAELTALADGHYQFKVPMKGVNPATEGIVWLRVGGNDGIATSRPLVVNKPEGTHSTTTDSCYSCHIDYSTSPRRHASYVASGMDSEVTFVEGCLVCHGSVSRAVVNAEGFSTGSYATNTLSKIGHINHQKFTKDFSVMNCTSCHVEAPNNINVSGPGCIDCHNSGGVPGVVIPSNGADLRIMHESKAGITERQAIRAKYKLELSTPVKVDDISTKTDHYAPTNATASVAAPGFCTTLTVKDVDGNIFNIKDKFNYTTVFNAAKPIVYAGAYLHSYENGSLVGRPGNRTNYYYGYNTDGTKNICHLLTDITAVNANYVYSARVTFSTAGWMEYDGKARYQSNGNLRANGYDGAMGVSFTAYSDVVNPTTGAKVSAFGRRSVVSDNSCTTCHNDGTAFHKNGAFDEGGKACIACHDNGMERTTAALGAGFGPMVHSWHWGNGAKVGEVKADGTQAKIANGAGAIEASTSCVACHTKAIDLSKVPNQYIAEPGGNMTSPVTANCYACHTSDSAKAHMATNGGEISVPKVADWFKQPTSESCAVCHDTGRSYGIDKYHKFTR is encoded by the coding sequence ATGAGAATTTTCACCTCTAAAAAACTGGCATATGTTGTTGCCTTAGCCTTAACCGGCGCCCTTGTTGGCTGTGGGGATGATGGTAAGGATGGTGCCCCTGGCACGCCAGGCACACCAGGGGTCCCAGGAACACCCGGTACTCCAGGAACCCCTGGTGAACCTGGTAAACCATGGACACCAGCGCCAGTAACCAAATCGACCGTAACCAATGTTAAAGTAATTAACTACAGCTTTGCTGAAGGTAGTATTAGTTACGAATTCGAAATTACAGATGAAAACAATAGCCCAATCAATGGACTGTTAAATGCTCAAGCTAAAGTGGCGGCATTAACCGATAAAGGTTTTATCACCAACCGCACTGAAGCCGATAAAAACGGTATTGCAGACAATGTTCATGTAGGTGGTGACGCGACTCAAGCAACTGCGAGTGCAGAGTTAACGGCTTTGGCTGATGGCCACTACCAGTTTAAAGTGCCAATGAAAGGGGTAAACCCTGCCACTGAAGGTATCGTTTGGTTACGTGTCGGTGGAAATGATGGCATTGCAACGTCTAGGCCTTTAGTCGTTAACAAACCAGAAGGCACACATTCAACCACAACCGATAGCTGCTACTCTTGTCATATCGACTACTCCACTAGCCCACGTCGTCATGCAAGCTATGTTGCAAGCGGAATGGACAGCGAAGTCACCTTCGTAGAAGGCTGTTTAGTCTGTCACGGTTCTGTCAGCCGCGCAGTTGTCAATGCTGAAGGTTTCTCTACCGGTAGCTACGCGACTAACACACTATCCAAAATTGGTCATATCAATCACCAGAAATTTACTAAAGATTTCAGCGTGATGAACTGTACTTCTTGCCACGTTGAAGCGCCTAACAATATCAACGTATCTGGCCCAGGTTGTATTGACTGCCACAACAGTGGTGGTGTACCAGGCGTTGTGATCCCAAGCAATGGTGCGGATTTACGCATTATGCACGAAAGCAAAGCGGGTATAACAGAACGTCAAGCCATTCGTGCTAAGTACAAATTGGAATTATCAACTCCTGTTAAAGTCGATGATATTTCGACTAAAACTGACCACTATGCACCAACGAATGCCACAGCATCAGTAGCAGCACCAGGCTTCTGTACTACATTAACGGTTAAAGATGTTGATGGTAACATTTTCAACATTAAAGATAAGTTCAACTACACAACAGTATTTAATGCCGCGAAACCAATCGTCTATGCAGGTGCCTATTTACATTCCTATGAAAATGGCAGCTTAGTGGGACGCCCAGGTAACCGTACTAACTACTACTATGGTTACAACACTGATGGTACTAAAAATATCTGTCACTTACTGACTGATATCACCGCAGTGAATGCTAACTATGTCTACTCAGCTCGCGTAACATTCAGTACCGCTGGTTGGATGGAGTATGATGGTAAAGCGCGTTATCAAAGCAATGGCAACCTAAGAGCTAACGGATATGATGGCGCCATGGGCGTATCTTTCACCGCTTACTCTGACGTTGTTAACCCAACGACTGGTGCAAAAGTCTCAGCCTTTGGCCGCCGCTCAGTGGTTAGCGATAACAGTTGTACCACTTGCCACAACGATGGAACTGCCTTCCACAAAAATGGTGCCTTCGATGAAGGTGGTAAGGCTTGTATCGCTTGCCATGATAACGGTATGGAACGTACTACAGCAGCCTTAGGTGCTGGTTTTGGTCCTATGGTACACAGCTGGCACTGGGGTAATGGTGCTAAAGTGGGTGAAGTCAAAGCCGATGGCACTCAAGCAAAAATCGCTAACGGTGCAGGCGCAATTGAAGCCTCTACTAGCTGTGTAGCCTGTCACACTAAAGCCATTGATTTAAGCAAAGTGCCAAATCAATACATCGCTGAACCGGGTGGTAATATGACAAGCCCTGTCACCGCAAACTGTTATGCCTGCCACACTAGCGATTCTGCTAAGGCGCATATGGCAACTAACGGTGGTGAAATCAGCGTACCAAAAGTGGCTGACTGGTTTAAACAACCAACCTCTGAATCTTGTGCAGTATGTCATGACACAGGTAGAAGTTATGGTATTGATAAATACCACAAGTTTACTCGCTAA
- a CDS encoding M3 family metallopeptidase, whose translation MRKSFIAIAIGATLTAGLMAGCSNTENAAPNAVSIPVQNPLLQASTLQYQAPDFNLIKDEHFKPALEQGIAEQYQEILAIANNPAAPTFENTIVAMEKSGALLNRASSVFYNLAGSNSNPELRKIQGEMAPKMAAHSDNINLNPALFARIEAIYNDRTNLGLTPEAQRLVEVYHQRFIMAGAKLTDEQKVKIRALNEEQSTLTNEFSQRLLRLTKEIAIVVDSKDELVGLTDSEITSAANDAKAAGHDGKYLINITNTTRQPILASLENRELRQRIWEASANRGLTGENETASLVSRLAQLRAERAALLGYENWATYRLAPQMAKTPEAVYSMFGSMVPAVVANTQKEAADIQAMITKTGGKFELAPWDWEFYAEKVRQEKYALDANSVRPYFEFNRVLEDGVFYTLKELYGVTLKPRPDLPVYHPDVKAYEMFDADGSSMAIFYADYFAREGKRGGAWMSSFVGQSFLEGTKPVVVNVMNIKKAPEGEPTFVSYNEVTTMFHEMGHGTHGMFSKVTYPSLAGTSVSRDFVEFPSTFEEDWAAHPKVLANYAKHYETGKPIPDELLQKLLKSGSFNQGFDTLEYMAAALVDMEWHSLSPDTPLQDVATFEANALKKHGLNISAVPPRYKSTYFAHAFPGGYSASYYAYMWSEILAADAFAYVQTQGGLNREIGMKYRKTIREVGNSVPPMEAYKNFRGQEPTTEGLLNRRGLNSANK comes from the coding sequence ATGCGTAAAAGTTTTATTGCCATAGCCATCGGCGCCACGCTCACCGCCGGATTGATGGCAGGTTGCAGCAACACAGAAAACGCTGCACCTAATGCTGTTTCAATACCTGTCCAAAATCCATTGCTACAAGCCAGTACACTGCAATATCAAGCTCCCGACTTTAACCTCATCAAAGATGAACATTTTAAACCCGCACTCGAGCAAGGTATTGCCGAGCAATATCAAGAAATTCTGGCTATCGCCAATAATCCTGCGGCCCCCACCTTTGAGAACACCATTGTTGCGATGGAAAAAAGCGGCGCGCTACTGAATCGTGCCTCAAGCGTGTTTTATAACTTAGCTGGCTCAAACAGCAATCCTGAGCTACGTAAAATCCAAGGGGAAATGGCCCCTAAGATGGCTGCCCACTCGGATAATATCAATTTAAATCCCGCCTTATTTGCCCGTATCGAAGCCATTTATAATGACCGCACCAACCTAGGTTTAACACCTGAGGCTCAACGCTTAGTTGAGGTTTACCACCAACGCTTTATCATGGCGGGTGCAAAACTCACTGACGAACAAAAAGTCAAAATCCGTGCATTAAATGAAGAGCAATCAACCTTAACAAACGAATTCTCTCAGCGTTTACTGCGCTTAACGAAAGAAATCGCTATCGTTGTTGATTCAAAAGATGAACTGGTAGGTTTAACCGACAGTGAAATCACTTCAGCCGCCAACGATGCCAAAGCCGCAGGACACGATGGCAAGTACCTTATCAATATCACCAACACAACACGCCAGCCGATACTCGCCTCATTGGAAAATCGTGAGCTACGCCAACGTATTTGGGAAGCCTCCGCTAACCGCGGTTTAACGGGGGAAAATGAAACAGCATCATTAGTCTCGCGTTTAGCACAACTTCGCGCCGAACGAGCGGCTCTTTTAGGATATGAAAACTGGGCAACCTATCGCTTAGCGCCGCAAATGGCTAAAACGCCTGAAGCGGTTTACAGCATGTTTGGCTCTATGGTGCCCGCGGTAGTTGCCAACACTCAAAAAGAAGCGGCTGATATTCAAGCGATGATCACTAAAACCGGTGGTAAGTTTGAACTCGCCCCTTGGGATTGGGAATTTTACGCTGAAAAAGTGCGCCAAGAAAAATACGCGCTTGATGCCAACAGTGTTCGCCCTTACTTTGAGTTTAACCGTGTACTAGAAGACGGGGTGTTCTATACACTTAAAGAACTTTACGGCGTCACCCTAAAACCACGCCCAGATTTACCTGTGTACCATCCCGATGTGAAAGCCTATGAAATGTTTGATGCCGATGGCTCAAGCATGGCGATTTTCTATGCTGACTATTTTGCCCGCGAAGGTAAACGTGGTGGCGCATGGATGAGTTCATTTGTGGGTCAATCTTTCTTAGAAGGCACGAAACCTGTTGTCGTCAATGTGATGAACATTAAAAAGGCACCGGAGGGCGAGCCAACCTTCGTTAGCTATAACGAAGTCACAACCATGTTCCATGAAATGGGTCACGGTACCCATGGCATGTTCTCAAAGGTAACTTATCCAAGCCTCGCTGGCACCTCAGTTTCCCGTGATTTTGTGGAATTCCCATCCACATTTGAAGAAGATTGGGCAGCCCATCCTAAAGTGTTAGCTAACTATGCTAAACACTATGAAACTGGTAAGCCGATTCCTGATGAACTACTGCAAAAGTTACTGAAATCAGGCAGCTTTAACCAAGGTTTTGATACCTTAGAATATATGGCCGCCGCATTAGTGGATATGGAGTGGCATTCATTAAGCCCTGACACGCCGCTGCAAGATGTCGCCACCTTTGAAGCTAATGCGCTTAAAAAACACGGCTTAAACATTAGCGCCGTGCCACCACGCTATAAGTCAACCTATTTTGCCCACGCCTTCCCCGGCGGTTACTCGGCAAGTTATTATGCTTATATGTGGAGTGAAATTTTAGCAGCAGATGCTTTCGCCTATGTACAAACTCAAGGCGGACTCAATCGAGAGATTGGCATGAAGTATCGTAAAACGATCCGTGAAGTGGGTAACAGTGTGCCACCAATGGAGGCCTATAAAAACTTCCGAGGTCAAGAGCCCACTACTGAGGGTTTACTTAACCGCCGTGGTTTAAATAGCGCCAATAAATAA
- a CDS encoding Na+/H+ antiporter NhaC family protein has translation MTVMSYADSALSLLPPAVAIVLAIFTRRVLLSLGLGIVIGALLLNQYSPVASGAFLFSSVKGLFWADDAANTWNLYILGFLIVLGMITALITVSGSARAFADWARLHIRNKRDAKLLTMFLGCVVFIDDYFNSLVVGSVAKPVTDRYYISRAKLAYLLDSTAAPVCVISPVSSWGAYIIALIGGILTAHGFADSGHLSVFVQMIPMNFYAIFSLLLLLCVAFMGLDIGPMREHELNAQRGNLYDETKGLPPGANADLPEAETGKILGLFLPITVLVFATLYFMISSGAQVLAAEGIEFSLISAFEKTDVSSSLFLGSLFGLAVALVVNVVQGVEKSMIVKGVVQGARSMLPAIYILLFAWTIAGIIGQLETGKFMASLATGNIPFAFLPALMFILAGLTAFSTGTSWGTFGIMLPIAADMAMGSHTGMMLPMLASVLAGAVFGDHCSPISDTTILSSTGASCHHIDHVVTQLPYALIVAFISLVGYLVLGFTESVSAGLVTCSVLLVMSVIWLRIKSTGAVK, from the coding sequence ATGACTGTTATGAGTTATGCCGATTCGGCACTTTCTTTGCTGCCGCCTGCGGTAGCGATTGTATTGGCGATTTTTACTCGCCGAGTTCTACTGTCCCTTGGATTAGGAATTGTCATTGGAGCGTTATTGCTTAACCAATACTCGCCTGTTGCCAGTGGAGCCTTTTTGTTCAGTAGTGTAAAAGGTCTTTTTTGGGCTGATGACGCTGCTAATACGTGGAATTTATATATTCTTGGTTTTTTAATCGTTTTAGGAATGATCACCGCATTAATTACTGTTAGTGGTAGTGCCCGCGCATTCGCCGATTGGGCTCGTTTGCATATTCGTAATAAGCGTGATGCAAAACTACTCACCATGTTTTTAGGTTGTGTTGTTTTTATTGACGATTATTTCAATAGCTTAGTTGTGGGTTCTGTCGCAAAACCCGTCACAGATCGTTATTATATTTCTCGCGCTAAGTTAGCGTATTTATTGGATTCAACGGCGGCGCCCGTTTGTGTTATTTCACCAGTATCTAGCTGGGGAGCTTATATTATTGCCTTAATTGGCGGTATTTTAACGGCTCATGGTTTTGCAGACTCTGGACATTTGAGCGTATTTGTCCAAATGATACCAATGAACTTCTACGCTATCTTCTCTTTGTTATTATTACTTTGTGTTGCGTTTATGGGACTCGATATTGGGCCAATGCGTGAACATGAGTTAAATGCCCAACGGGGGAATTTATACGATGAAACAAAAGGATTACCCCCCGGAGCGAACGCGGATTTACCCGAGGCTGAAACGGGTAAAATTTTAGGCTTATTCCTGCCGATCACTGTGCTGGTATTTGCAACCTTATATTTTATGATTAGCAGCGGTGCTCAAGTGCTCGCCGCTGAAGGCATTGAGTTTAGTCTTATTTCAGCTTTTGAAAAAACCGATGTGAGCTCATCATTATTTTTGGGTTCCCTGTTCGGGTTAGCCGTGGCTTTAGTGGTTAACGTGGTACAAGGAGTCGAAAAGTCGATGATTGTAAAAGGTGTAGTGCAGGGCGCTCGCTCTATGCTACCCGCGATTTATATTTTGTTATTTGCATGGACAATTGCAGGGATTATTGGCCAACTCGAAACCGGTAAGTTTATGGCGAGTTTAGCGACGGGTAATATTCCTTTTGCTTTCTTACCTGCGCTTATGTTTATTCTGGCGGGATTAACTGCGTTTTCTACGGGCACGAGTTGGGGAACTTTTGGTATTATGTTGCCGATTGCAGCCGATATGGCGATGGGCAGCCATACTGGGATGATGTTACCTATGTTGGCCTCTGTTTTAGCGGGTGCGGTATTTGGCGATCATTGTTCACCTATCTCAGATACCACAATTTTGTCGTCAACTGGCGCGAGTTGTCACCATATAGACCATGTAGTCACTCAGTTACCCTATGCCTTGATAGTGGCGTTTATCAGCTTGGTGGGTTATTTGGTACTCGGGTTTACAGAGTCGGTCAGTGCAGGTTTAGTGACCTGTAGTGTGTTGTTGGTGATGAGTGTTATTTGGCTGAGAATAAAATCAACAGGTGCAGTGAAATAG
- a CDS encoding electron transfer flavoprotein subunit alpha/FixB family protein produces the protein MAILVLAEHDNAALKLDTAKVVSAARAIGDEVHVLVVGHQCGAVVQAAQALQGVSQVLVADASAYEAHLAENVAKVLVDLSPQYGHILSAASSMGKDTLPRVAALLDVAQISEVIAVVSADTFVRPVYAGSALATVQSHDAIKVMTVRASAFDAVPEGNSAVVTPLDKVFEAKTQFVSQSLTVSARPELGNAGIIVSGGRGMGSGENFGMLEQLADKLGAAVGASRAAVDAGFVPNDLQVGQTGKIVAPNLYIAVGISGAIQHLAGMKDAKVIVAINKDPEAPIFQVADYGLEADLFEAVPELIASLS, from the coding sequence ATGGCCATTTTAGTATTAGCTGAACATGATAATGCGGCGTTGAAACTCGACACAGCTAAGGTTGTTAGCGCAGCACGGGCAATAGGTGATGAAGTCCATGTACTTGTCGTGGGCCATCAATGTGGTGCGGTAGTGCAAGCTGCACAGGCGCTACAAGGTGTAAGCCAAGTGTTAGTGGCCGATGCCAGCGCCTATGAAGCGCATTTAGCGGAAAATGTAGCCAAGGTGCTAGTGGATTTATCCCCTCAATATGGCCATATTCTGTCTGCCGCATCGAGTATGGGCAAAGACACTCTGCCACGTGTTGCAGCGCTTTTAGATGTTGCACAAATTTCTGAAGTGATTGCTGTGGTGAGTGCTGATACGTTTGTGCGCCCTGTTTATGCAGGTAGTGCTTTAGCTACAGTACAGAGCCATGATGCGATTAAAGTCATGACAGTGCGCGCTAGTGCATTTGATGCTGTGCCAGAAGGGAATAGCGCTGTTGTGACTCCGCTTGATAAAGTATTTGAAGCAAAGACGCAATTTGTTTCTCAATCACTTACGGTGTCAGCACGTCCCGAACTAGGTAATGCTGGCATTATTGTATCAGGTGGTCGTGGCATGGGCAGTGGTGAAAACTTCGGCATGCTAGAGCAATTAGCGGACAAACTTGGCGCCGCAGTGGGAGCCTCGCGAGCAGCGGTTGATGCGGGTTTTGTGCCTAATGATTTGCAAGTGGGTCAGACGGGTAAAATTGTCGCCCCCAATCTCTATATTGCTGTCGGTATTTCGGGGGCAATCCAGCATTTAGCGGGGATGAAAGACGCTAAAGTCATCGTTGCTATCAATAAAGATCCTGAAGCACCGATATTCCAAGTCGCCGATTATGGCCTCGAAGCGGATTTGTTTGAGGCTGTTCCGGAGTTGATTGCAAGTCTAAGTTGA